In the genome of Xiphias gladius isolate SHS-SW01 ecotype Sanya breed wild chromosome 18, ASM1685928v1, whole genome shotgun sequence, the window AGCAGTGTTCAGGTTTCAAAACTACTTCATATGAGAACTGGAGAAATTTTaagtttattaaaattaaaaattttagtCTTTTGGCATTTATTGTTAATACCCAATGAAAGCCTTAATGACATCTTATAATGAATGCCCTACCCAGAAACTACCAGAGtcatacacaaaaacaagttaATGATTTTTGCTATTTAAGTATGActaaattaaaaggaaaaggtaTTAAAAGATCTTCTTcttttactgttaaaaacatTGGTTATTGGCTACAGTCAGctggcaggcagctgttttcagtgaaagagCTCTAAAAAACCTGCTGCTAAAACccaactagctggtgaacatagtggagctaaatagccagatatttttctcaggggctaaaacaaacaaaaaaaaacagagctaaaagacagtgaatattggacttatatttgCCATGTGGCAAGAAACCCAACTCCAAACGAaggctaatgttgctctgtaactcctggatgtgtaaataagaaatGTTTGCCAACTAGTAAAACTACATTTATAATGTCATGTTCACAGCCTCTCTCCGCTCTCCCAAAGAGGCCAggaaatcagttattgcaggtcTAAGTAAGTCtggactaaaaataaaaagtattcttttacagttaaaaacatcttttactgcatattttaaaaacatatcccAAAACTAATCATATATTTGTTTAAAGAAACAATTATAACAACAATCCTAACAGTTAACATTGCATCTGTATAAGcaatgaaacaggaaaacattcaGTCCAACCacataatgtacagtacagtgtatctccttaaatgtgtaaaatccaTGAAAACTATGCAAGTTCATGTTTCCGTAACTGACAGGCCCTTCAGGAGTCAGTTGACTAAAGGTCTACTCTCTCAGGCTTCAGTGATaaactgaggaggagaagaaaacatCCCTGGATTAAGGTTGCCTGCCGGCTGCCCTTTACTGTGAACCTCTCACTGCTTCAGTTTATTCAGGCCTCTATGAGCTTTCCTTTTCCACATTATGCCCGAATGGGTCTTCACTTCCAGCCTCTTCACCCACTCTTTATTTGAGTATCTCACCAAAttacctctgtctctctctctctctctctctgtctctctgtgtgtgaaatacACTTTAAAGGGAATAAATGCTTCGCCTGGCATGGATAATCATCACCATCTCCGTAAATATAAGGAAATGCCTGCCAGACATAACCTGCAATTTCAAAGAGGCGACTAATAAAGAATAGCTTCAGTTGGATATGTGttttatatacagaatatatgCCACTTGTCCCACATGTCCTACAGCCATAGCACAGTATTGACTCGCACTTCTAACTGATCTAGTGCAATTTCTTTTCACCCAGGTTTCTCCCTCGTTCATCGatatattcaacattttaatgagGTGTCTGGCAACAAGTCAGGTGATATGAAagagctgttttattttctggtaGACAAACTTGCTTTTTCGAGGTCTCCGTGCATGATTGTACTGTGTGAAAACAATGCTGAGCTAAATCCATTATTATGAATAATTCCATAATTATTGAATAATACATTAGGTATTATTCAATACTGTGTCTGCTTGTGTCCCGTCTTTGGGTTGATAACCTGAATTATCTGTTTACTAACTCGTCAAGTCAGTGGCCCTAAGTTACACATCTGGCAGGGTGGCAGTTCTCCTATTTCTGTCcttgtcataataataataattaatccCTGGATTAATGTTGTTCTCCATCGACTCCTGTGTGATCCTCTATCTTTGCACGTCAAAAGCCTGATAACAATATGCTCAGCAGCAAAGCAGGTAGGCAGAGGATCACAGAGTGGATTTCATGCACCGCTGTTTGAAATGGCTGAGTGAATTAGTGTATAGTCTGTTCATTTGACTTGCATGGTACTGAATGTGTACTACAGCTGAACCGATCAGTAGATTaatcaaatgacagaaaaataaaagtaatcaGCAACTATCACTAtcattttaagtctttttttttaaaataaagttgcCAAACATTCCATACTTCAAGCTTCTACAATGTGAActcttgctgcttttctctgttttatatcagtcAGCGGACTATCTTGGTCATACAAAACAGCCAATTTGACGACAAAACCCTGGGCTCTGTGAAATGGAGGCTGACACTTTcgctattttttgacattttataaacgacaaatcaagaaaaaaattacttaagtaaaacaatccttagttgcagccctaatatgTACATCTACTGTATACATGAGCTACGGTATGGTATTAGAATGTACCCAATGATCAACTCGAGAGCACTTTCTGAGATTATATGTAGTAAGAGGTTGTACAATTAAAAAGGAGCAtcctaaaatgtttaaaaaggatGAGGAATGGAACattgaattatatttttcttctcctacTGTACAGCATGTACTTTATATAACAGGCACAGAGCAAATTCTGCCTCATAACTTTTACTTCATTTTAGCTGATATGGTCAATGAATTTCAcagttaacagaaaaaaaaaaaaaaaatgttatttgagttaggaaaaaaagttatttgagTTCTACAATAGTAACATTATCCCTGACAATGacagaggcatttttttttttttcaagctttaGGTTTTTACCGTTAAATCATCACTGGGAGACTGTTGATGTTCTGTCTTGCAGGTCTCAACTATCTGAGTCTATAACGTGATTATCCTAATTGATGCTAATGAGTAATGACCCGGCACAACTGGTCTAACTTGGGACCAATTTCTAACACTAAAACCAAGCAACAACGGCAAACATGCAGCTGTAATTGGTTGAAGTTACTTAAGTTAACGCATAAATGGGAAAATATATACAGGGCTCATACTGGATGTATATAGTTAATTTCCATCGTTTTATAGTGTATCTGAGATTTGTGTGCAGCGCTTCCCATTTGTGAAGCAGTCAAACGTTAAATGTTTCTGTCAACACATATACAAAGCATTACTGGGAATAAATTTGACATTCTTGACATCTGATggtagcaacaaaaaaaatcaaaaaaaaaatcagtataatTCTACAACAAGCAGCATTCCCCACTtgttctgaatatttttaaaccCTACTGCACctgtcaaaaatgtatttttgttttgtttggatttgttttgagTTGTAAAGTACTTTCCTTGTAATTATCTAATATGttgctttttattattatttttgctggCTTTGTTTAGCCGTCATCCGTGGTAGATCTAAGATTCCTGGAGTGATGATCACGCAGTATGTGGTAGACATGCCTGAGGGAAAAAGCACCCCAGATTTCCAGTGTAAACCAGTTCCAGTAACCATCCAGGAAGGTgagtttcattttattatacCAGAGCACTAAAAGTGAAGTATTTATGCAAATTACACCTAAAAGTATTGCATGACAATAAATGACTTGAATTAAGGAAAGttcaattttcatttaatggaACTCTTTCGTaacaattttttaaactgtgaaaaaacagattcaatatttccacattttcaaTAGGGAAATTAGCTGTTTTTAAAGCTGTGGTGAAGGGCGATCCAAAACCACAGGTGTCATGGAGAAGAACTAAAGGACCTACTTCAGACAAGGACAAATTTCAGAGTAAATATGATGAATCAACTGGAGAGCACATATTAGAGGTGAGCTACTTAATGATTTCACATGCAGTAAAGATCCAGTGAGTAGATACTGCTCATACTTTTAGTTTATAACAGCACAGTAAATCATCCCAATGTATTAGTTCGTATGTTCAATTTGTTGTATGAATTCAATCTGTGCATCTGTTATTTGTGTTTCTAGATTCGCAAAGTCTCTGCTGCTGAAGCCGATACATACAAATGCTATGCAGTCAACGAGTATGGTAAAGCTGTCTGCACGGCAACTTTAAGTGTGATTGAGGGTAAGAGTTGTTCATGTAATACATTTCCAAACTGGACTTTATCATCGCAAGTAACTCCTACCAATGTGTAGATCCCCCATACTCTAATCTTTGGTACAACtgtaaaacatacagaaacCTGAactgaatttgttgtttttcagcttcaACGAATCCATCAGATTTCAGAAAATTGCTgaggaaaaggtaaaaaaaaaaaaaaaaagaaaaaaaaagacatcaagaTTGTATGACATCAAAATAACCAAgcagacttttctttttgtgtctgtattttatcatccatcagtcattttcttttaaatatttgtctctTATCTCTAGTAAAGTAGAGAGAGCAGATGGGGAAACAGATGAAATATTCTGGGATGCGATGCTGAACGCTGACAGGAAAGACTATGAGCGCATCTGTGCTGAGTTTGGTGTGGTAGACTTGCATTTGATTCTCACAAAactggaaaagaagaaaatggagagaatgCAAAATAAGTGTAAGGTATGAAAACTCTCTGCTCTCACACTAAACACATTATCTCCAGCCAAATCGTCAATATAGTTCTTAAAAAGCCATTCCATGATCGATTTGTCATTTCACCGAAGACATCTGGCACTGATCAAAGTCATGTTCATTCCGAACAATCACCAAGCCTAGCATATTATCGTGTGTTGTGATAATAACTTTATAGTTCAAATGAagtttatcatttaaattaacTTAACTGCATTCGAAATATTTACTCACGAGCAATTATCAACTTTTTACTGCTCGTATCATGTCATTagctccatctctctcactgGTCAGATCTCTGACTCCAATCTTTAATCAGCTGTTTCCGTCACTTGTAAACTTCAGAAAACAGGTATAATTATGTTACAAAAGATGTCTGTGAATCATTAGAGCTGCAAATTGAGCTTAAAGATGCACAACCAGACAGAATAAGATCTCTTCAGCTAAAAAAGTTCCACAGTGAAAGGCAAAGACTAGTATCCATGGCAAGTACATTGCTTTCTGCTAAAAACCCCACAATGCAATGTGCAGaattttaaagatgaaaaaattacAGATGTGCAGCACTTCACCTGGAGACgatgatgcaaaatgatgcAAGCGTCAGACATGTTAATTTACTGCTCCCTATAGAGTAAAGTACTGAGTATCCATTATATAGAGAACAGTCAGTGAGCGGACAAAGGAGTGGTTTCAGACACTACTGTGTATGTCTAAAACTTATTTACTTACAGATTCAAAGTGTTGGCTTCAAAATAATTACTGAAAAATGCTTCTCATTTTCCCattattaaaatacaaacaaaatggtaaatatacatattgtatgtttttttgttttttgtttaaaaaaacatgcacaatacacagtatatattaatttgtttttccagattatgaaagtttcattttgtctgtaattCCATCCTGTGTACCTTGCAGGATGGTGTGATTCCCTATGATGAAGACGCATCAGAGAAACACAGTCTTAAGAGTGTTGGGAGGACGAAGGATCTCAGTATTAAAGGCCTGATGCAAAAGGACACAAGGCTGAATCAGGTGGATGTCGAACAGGTCAACCTCCTCAACACAGAGCTGAATCGGACGGATGCTAAAGAAGTCGACCTCCTCTCTACAGAGTTTAAACGTAGGTTCGACGAAAGAAACCGGGATTGGAagttaaaaaattttttaaaaattaaattgtcCATCAAGCGTGTCCAATTTCTGACaatattcattttgacagtTCCTTTAAGATAAATTTCAAGTTTGAAAGACGTTTAAAGAGTCTAATAAAgatcatttgtttcttttaaagatCAAGTGCAGTAATTAATTCCCCCAACTTATGGAAAAGGTGACCATGGTTGGGATCAGTTTTTAATGACTGCATCTAGATTTATGTGGTCCAAGGTGATACACACACTTTGAGATGGGTTTAACAATGCACACACAACtaatatttaatcttttttgtgCAGTTTCGAATGTGGACTTTGTGATCAAAATTCAGGAGATTAAAgtagaagaaagagaagatgcCCTCTTTGAGTGTGTCCTGACACACCCACTACCCAGGATCACGTGGATGGGCAAGGGCAGCATTCTGGAGGATGGAGAAAAATATAGCATAACCATGTCAGACCATAAACATATCCACAGGCTGGTGATCAAGGACTGCAACCAGCTGGACAAAGGCATCTATTCAGCTGTGGCTGGCATTACGTCCTGCAGTGCCTGGCTGGTTGTGGAAGGTAACACTCTAAAGTACAGAGCAGGAATAATGTCTGTCGATGTAATCCTTATGATTTCTATAATTATGgtttttcacaaataaaagtGAGACGTGTTGTATTTCATAACCTGTAAGCTGAGGCTGACCCCACATCTGCTGGCAAGAAGAAACCTCGTAAAACTACTTTGGCTGGTGGAGCATGGACCGACCTTGAGAAAGTGGCCAAAgagcaacaaataaaaaaccaaGAGGAAATGGAGAAGATTTTAGCAGCGGAAAAATCAAAGCACGAAGCAGGACAACTCAAAGGAGAAAAGACATTAACCACTGGTGGTAGAGATTGTGAAATAAAGGCAGTCACTGGACTGGATAAAAATGCTGGAGCAGTAAAGGACAAGCCTGACACAGCAAAAGCCAGTGCCCTGTTTGAACCAACAGGGAGCAAAGAGAAATCAAAGATTAAAAATTCAAGAGGAGATGGCACagtatcaaaattaaatgtttcCGGGTGTGTAACAAAAACAGATGTGCAAGTGGTAGTAGATGGCTCCAAGAACAAGAAACACACCAAATCTGGTCAAGCAGATTTTGACAAGGTAACAGGTAAAGTCGATCTATGCCCAACAATGCATTTCCACCATCAACACTTCAGTGAGTAGTCAGtgtttaaaatttgtgtttatgCTCCTACTTAACCTTGGTTATCTCTCATACTGAAAAGAACCCTTTATCTTACAGTCAAATTTTATAGGGccacatactaagctttctaTGCACACTACTTGCTTCCTGAACATCAAAGGATATGTAACCAGGAACAACTCTACAGTTTATGTTGAGCTAAAAATGCACACTGATAAAAAGAATCAAAAGATTAGTTTTGTCTGTGTAGATTTTGCATTATGTTTGCTAAATGTATGCAACCGAGTGAAAACAATATAGAGACCATGATCAGGCTTGAATTGAACAATCGCTGTTTCTGTGATTGTAATGATTAGGATTAACTACTTATCACATAATTAAACATCAAATTTCTTTTGGATTACTTGTTGATTGGCCAaagattgaaaagaaaaaaaaaaaaagtgtaaatccATTTAATGTTCCTATCATTGTTAGTTGTGGCACCTTTAATGACTGAATTGTATAACTTGTAACATTAAAGTATAACCACATACCACACACATATAACCACacaattaatattaaatataaccATTAAAATTACAGAATGATGATCATATATAATGTCACGCTTGATGGATTGGTGGATATACAATATACGTTATTACAAAGAATATTACATTTCAGCTTTGAATATCCTTGAGAGTTTGAAGCTGAAGTATTTGATTATAACTGACATACCACAGAAGCAAATGAAGGAGGACATTCTGAGGAAAATGAGGACTTCAGTGGATCCACAACTAATTCAAGATACAAAGAGCTTggtgaagagacagaagataGAATAATTGGTAAGACACAATATGTAGAAAATGTACTAATCTTAATAGTCATAATGGTCCATTTTATTATGATTGACACCActctttgaaatgtgtttttgctcagtTAATATCCATACATACTTCCTGAAGAGTATTTATTCTTTTGATTGTGCGTTGTGTCTGTGCAGAGTCCAATGGCAAAAGTACCGACGCAGAGTTAAACCAGATTGAAATGTTTGCCACAAGTCAAAATGAAGCGACTGATTctgatggaaataaaaactccACCGGGTCTGTCAGGCGCTCAAGACAAACAAGGAACGTGCAACGGAAACGTCCTACACCTGGTAAGAAACAACAGGgattaaactgtattttctggATAGATGAGATTACAGTACTACAGATGACTCAACATTAGTCATACCTGTATCAAATATGCTGTATAGCACTGAtagaggaaacagaggaaacagtttttattgctgcattgatttttccatttctgaGCATTTTACAATTATGACATGgttgcctttgttttctgctgtttatggacagtataaataaaaataaatacattaaaaaaaatgagctaTGTTACTGATTCACAccaagaaaataatataaataacaaATTTATTTTCCTGGTTCTCAATATCATTCAAGGTGCAATAGGCTGAGTGAGCATCTGGAAAACCGCTAATGGCACCAATTTCTCTTTCATTAGAGTAATGTATGGTTAAATGCTGGAAAAAATTCATCCCATTGGTTTAAGAAATTCtactttgttttaataatgaatGAGAGGTAGAGGTAGCacgacaaaataaaaaaaataaaaaaaaacagttgacaAAACTGTACATTATTCTGATGAGGACAAAGTTCTTGTCTTAGGTTGGGTGAGAACTAAGCAGGATGTCTCAGGTCCATGTCGCTGTGctagtaatttattttttttgatgatggaAAGAATTTTTGgagacatttaatttaatatacaaaatCACAATGCAATAGTGTATGGAACTCATTGAAACGCCAATGCGTAATGCGAGGTGTGTACAACCTGAATTCTGTGGCTCTAACACAGATCCAAATGAACGACCAAGTGACAATGAAGCAAGTGACAGCAGTGGAAATGAGGACTCTACTGGCCAGGTCAAGCATCCCAGTGGTACAAAGAAAAGCCAACATCCACAGGAGGCAGTCAATGGTAAGAGACCACAAGTGGTGCATTACTGCATGGAGTTATAGTATTGGTTAATGAccagaaaataactttttttggaTCTTTTGCTACATGAAGCCGTCCATATTGTTCCATAAATTGGTCTTTCATGTGTGGTAAGCAAAGTAGtcatttgtaaatttgtaaacTCTTGTATGTTCTCTTCAAGTATGCATGTAAGCGACTTAATTTTAGTTTAAAGTAGCCCAACATATTGTATAACCCTTAATATAAATATGGCTTGTGGTCAATCTGAGAATGTTAAGAATGGTATAATTTTGAAACAACTTTTAATAACTGTGTGTGAAACTATTGGTTGAATattgtgattttgaaaaaaggtGAAAGCACATGGCCTAAAGGCCGAAGTGACTGTGACGAAACTGAAGACGCCACTAGCTCTGCCACACATACAAGGCATAAAAGGCAAGGCCCACTGATAGAAGATTTGGTGATTGGTAAGTAAAGTGTCATGACTGAATGACAGCAAAGGGCTCGTTTATGAAAACTGTAATCACTTAATTttcaagtaaacaaacaaagtagTAACTGACCGATCTTGTCATTGCCACTATAATAAATGCTAGATGATAGTGTTATATTAATTTCAAGCTGCTggttttttaacatttagtaTTAGCATAGTGATCTCAACTCCATAGTCATAGGATCAGTATGTTTTGATGCAAAATACGAATTGATGATGCTTTTATATTTCATTAAcaggggtgggtgggggggaaaaaaaaaaaaaaaaaaatcagttcatatTCACAATTCTTACCTTCTACAATTCTGAATTGATTCAGAAATGCCTAACATCGATTTTTGTGATAACATTATTACCTAACGTTATGTTGACGAAACGAAAAAAGGTGGAATTCAACTGCAAGGGCACGGCGCAGAACCCAGACAGTATACAGTGCAAACATATTGGAGTAATCTTGTTCATCTTCAACAAACTAACCCACTGACCAACACACACCACAGCACTTTACAAAACGTTTTGTcccaaaaattttaaataactCGGGGGGCAAGAAAATAACTTGGTCCATTGTCTGTGTCACTTCAAATGCCCTGTGCCCATTTAACGTTTTGGATAACGATGGCTTTCCCCTGTACAAATATGGCAGCAGAGAGGCTGTTCCACACTGCTGGAGACAGTCACTTGGTTAGCAAACAGTGCACTGGAGTACAATAAAGTGTccctgtttctttttattaaattaagaATTGCTTTGAATCAAGAATCAATTCTGAATCGAATCATGACACCAAGCATGGGAATCAATTCGTGAGAATGCCAAAGATTTCCACCCCTACTTACTATGACTTGAAAGCTGGGGAGTACTGCTGTACAGATTTGCTGAGTCTTGTGCTGCATATTGAACATTAACTTACTTTGGCAATTTCTATACTGTTCACAATGAATGAGAAGGAATCTGGGAGAAAAATCCAGCATTACAACAAAGCAATTATGATTCCATTTAGTGAAATCACCTCCACTGCAATCAATTCCATGCCTAATGACTTTTTTACTAGTTAAACCCATTTATTCACAACTATCCCTGCATGTTGTTTATCAAGTTGCTCTGCATGCTATGTTGACATGCTATTTTACCACAACGGGGAGGTTCTCCAAGAGCaaaattgtttttgcattttcatttgctATTAGACAAGTGTGTTCCTGGCAGGTCTCCATTTGGCCAGAGAGGGAGAGTCAATTTTCTGTtaacaaaacaatacacactgaattaaaaaaaaagaaaagataaaaacaaaaccttgaaggtataaatattaataatacagaAAAGGCTTCaacaaactgttttgaaaatattgCAGCACATGTAAGAGCTGAAGCGAACAAAAAAATTCCCTGCAGAGACTGAAAACCatctgaaaaatttaaaaaaagagaaaaagaaaaacaagaattcTGTAAACAACACGAAAATAATCAGTTCAAACATCGGCTATTCCTCCTATCAGTGTGGACAGGTTTCCTGTTCTTATCAGTCATAGTGCCTAACAGTTCACTGTTTGTTAGATCCAGGGGTCCACTTCATCTATGGAGTGTCTGATGTCAATGCTATCATCGGTGAGACTGCTGAATTAACATGTAAGCTCAGCAGTGAAGACTGTGAAGGAGCCTGGTTCAGAGACGGCAAAAAGGTAAGTCGTACAGGTCAAACTCATCATTTTAAAGAGTAGGCCTACCTTTCTTTCTAGGAAACCGCTAAAATAAATGGAGTAAGTGCCGCAAGCTCAACACACTCGTGGTTACAAAATGATCTTGCATAATAGGGGCTATACATCGATTACAGATTGGGAGATTGCTGGCTAACAGTTTACTATCAGTAGATGGATTCAATAGTAGTTAAGCTTTTAAATTTATCTTAAAATCACATATCTACTCTCAAACAGTCCTTCAGTTGGTCAAAATAACCGCACTGTTATGGACGAAACAACTTATCCAGTTGCTAAGTCCACACTAAAGCTTGACTGACTGTCACACCaaccaaaacacactgaattaaAGTGGGAAAACACACCAGAGTTTGGTTGAACTGAACCAAACAGGTTAGGTGTGACAGCACCCTAAGACACGTACCATGCAATCGCAACATCCCCAGTTTGAATCcagccagggacctttgttgaaTGTCAATCCCCACTCTCCCTCCTCACATTGCTTGCCCACCTCTCTCCTGTGTACTCtcagaaataaaatgcaaatgcccaaaaaaaaaaaattacctttaaaaaaagggaaaaaataaaaataaagtgtgtcATAATGTTCTTGAGGAGGAATCTTCTGCCCATGTAGCTGCCTGGAAATCACCACAGgcttcatactgtatgtgctcatTTGTGACTTACCTCAAATATCTGACAGATGTGCAGATACTCTGGGCCTATGTGGGACACAACACAGCTGGACACAAAGCCCTTCGGAGCATGCGGTGTTTCTGATTTGAATGACTAATTAACTTTCAATTGTTGTtgcttgatttattttcatctgtCTGCCCCCCTTCCTTTCAGATATCCCCAGATGACAATTTCACCATCACTAAAGAGGGTGCTATCCATAAATTAGTCATAATCAGGTGCACGGAAGAGATCTCTGGGAAATATCGTTTTGAAGCAGATGGTCGTAAAACAGAGGCGATTATCAACGTCAAAGGTTTGAGAATTCGTCATCATAAGtataactgtaaaatgaaaattcttACTTATAGCCACATGTCAGTAAATCATAGCATGTAATCAGATAACAGCTAAATACCATCTCAACATTAAAATGACCGTAAatggccccctttttttttttttttagatcccCCAAGGTTTGACCCTGAAGACCTCAATGCTTTCACTGAGCGTGTTCCAGTTAAAGCGGGGCACAATGCCATCTTCAAACTGCAATTTGTTGGCCATGAACCCATAAAGATTCAGTGgtacagagagggagaagagctCCAAGATGACAGCAATACAAAGATAGAGAAATCTGCAAGCCACAGCCGCTTGCTCCTTAGCAAGTGCCAGAGGAAGGACACCGGAGAGATCAAGATCAAGATCAAGAACGAACACGGCTTCATTGAGGGGATTTCACAGCTAACGGTGCTCGGTGAGTGAATGAAGGACAACGCAGAATATTACAGGAAAATATTTCTCACcctgaaatttgtttttcttgagctcttcagctataaaaaaaatatatataaccatataaacacaacaataaaatgtcagacaattCAAAGGGAATCGTTAAGTAAGCGTCCAGCTCCTTCtagaacatttttatctttaaagaTGTCAAAGGATGTGATTTGTGCGGTAAGCTGTGTAGTAATACGTACTCTGGTGCTGTAAGATTTCAAGAACAGCAAACACCAGTGTGCTTCAATGCGTCCTAGCTTGTATACGTAATGTCACAAATCAGGCCAGTCTTTTCTCTATCAGGTAAAAAGGTGTCACGTTTCACTGAGCCCATCTGTGTCTGGACATATTCAGGTACTTATTTTCAAATCGCTGCTCTCCAACTACAATATTACCTACTGGAAAATCCAGATGGGTTTATATTCTACTTGAAGCAGAATCCCAGGCTGTGATTACTTGACAGGGTAATGATGTGTTTTGGAAATGCAATTCAGAACTGGACAAAAGTAATTATGTTCAAACTACATCTGCCATCGCTG includes:
- the LOC120803327 gene encoding LOW QUALITY PROTEIN: immunoglobulin-like and fibronectin type III domain-containing protein 1 (The sequence of the model RefSeq protein was modified relative to this genomic sequence to represent the inferred CDS: substituted 1 base at 1 genomic stop codon), producing the protein MLSSKAAVIRGRSKIPGVMITQYVVDMPEGKSTPDFQCKPVPVTIQEGKLAVFKAVVKGDPKPQVSWRRTKGPTSDKDKFQSKYDESTGEHILEIRKVSAAEADTYKCYAVNEYGKAVCTATLSVIEGKTSTNPSDFRKLLRKRXKKKKKEKKRHQDSDGETDEIFWDAMLNADRKDYERICAEFGVDGVIPYDEDASEKHSLKSVGRTKDLSIKGLMQKDTRLNQVDVEQVNLLNTELKVSNVDFVIKIQEIKVEEREDALFECVLTHPLPRITWMGKGSILEDGEKYSITMSDHKHIHRLVIKDCNQLDKGIYSAVAGITSCSAWLVVEAEADPTSAGKKKPRKTTLAGGAWTDLEKVAKEQQIKNQEEMEKILAAEKSKHKRQGPLIEDLVIVNKQIHCLLDPGVHFIYGVSDVNAIIGETAELTCKLSSEDCEGAWFRDGKKISPDDNFTITKEGAIHKLVIIRCTEEISGKYRFEADGRKTEAIINVKDPPRFDPEDLNAFTERVPVKAGHNAIFKLQFVGHEPIKIQWYREGEELQDDSNTKIEKSASHSRLLLSKCQRKDTGEIKIKIKNEHGFIEGISQLTVLAFPGPPAPPQVVSAYDDCINLSWASPSNTGGSRILGYILERRKKGSNLWTVVNAMDELIKEKKYAVKDVVAGMEYEFRVTAINLSGAGEFSNPSEFVFARDPKKPPGKVTGLKVTETSYTHLVLTWTKPEEKPEIQDEAKGYFVEIRQADCIEWSRCNSAPVITTSFSVKGLKFMDMYWVRVIATNDGGESAPEELANYVLAMPSPVRPKFTNHKMKSFMVVCAGNSVRIRVNFEASPRPHIMWLKDNVPVTKRATISNSDGSSQLLIPSSERSDSGIYSILVKNLAGQETFSTEIRVTDDPKPPGLIELEENVPGTVTVIWEPSPDEKRDDRLHYTVSKLDSTKRTWTTVADRLFNNKFTVCNIMQGREYHFRVYAKNDMGISAPSESPTWGMEKKKEKFVVNAPIRKDCDLRCAPTFIVPLKLHTAPKGYECYMSCAVKGNPKPRVTWYRNHISLNTNANYHISNTCGVCSMLILRVGPKDMGDYTVTAENALGRAECSTVLSVRE